Proteins found in one Streptomyces sp. CB09001 genomic segment:
- a CDS encoding condensation domain-containing protein, which translates to MSQQPTRARGKIEDILPLSPLQEGFVFLGLLHTEGPDLYIGQVAFDLEGPFDGTRMRAAAGALLRRHANLRAGFRQRKNGAWAQLVLRDVDLPWQDADLSTLPEDERRAEADRLAAADRARRFDLGRPPLLRFTAIRLSADRVRLVMTNHHIVLDGWSMPVLLRELMALYAAQGAPSALPRVRPYRDYLAWLEARDRDAARDAWQRSLSGLDEATLLAPDAGPASTAPSQVSFTVDSEVSGALSAWARGRGVTMNTVVQGAWALALAQATGRDDVVFGATVSGRPPELPGVESMIGLFINTLPVGARLDQAEPLGDLFRRLQDEQARLLDHQWPGLADIQHWAGHGELFDTAMVFQNYPVEEGDLTAPADPDRLQVTSADIKGGTHFAVNVVATMRGAELSFRVDYRPDLYDEAYARDFGRRMLRVWETLVSDADRPVAHLDTLDPAARERVLVEWNGAPTELPGTPLHELISAQARQTPDAVAVVCDGTSLTYAELDGRANQLARHLLGEGLGAEQFVAIALAKSLDAVISMLAVLKTGAAYLPIDPDYPAERISYMLDDARPALTLREPIPAAAYGHRPTDDITDAERRTPWSARHAAYMIYTSGSTGRPKGVVIEHHALATYLHRARSTYSAMTGVTVLHSPLAFDLTITALWTPLTSGGTVHLTSLEETDVQPSLIKATPSHLPLLTSLPDTASPPTPSSSAAKPSTPTS; encoded by the coding sequence GTGAGCCAGCAACCGACCCGTGCGCGCGGCAAGATCGAGGACATCCTTCCGCTCTCCCCGCTGCAAGAGGGCTTCGTGTTCCTCGGGCTGCTGCACACGGAAGGACCCGACCTCTACATCGGCCAGGTGGCCTTCGACCTGGAGGGCCCCTTCGACGGCACCCGCATGCGGGCGGCGGCCGGGGCGCTGCTGCGCCGCCACGCCAACCTGCGCGCCGGGTTCCGGCAGCGCAAGAACGGGGCCTGGGCGCAACTGGTCCTGCGCGACGTCGACCTGCCGTGGCAGGACGCCGACCTGAGCACGCTGCCCGAGGACGAGCGCCGGGCGGAGGCCGACCGGCTCGCCGCCGCCGACCGCGCCCGCCGTTTCGACCTGGGCCGGCCGCCACTGCTGCGCTTCACCGCGATCCGGCTGTCCGCCGACCGCGTCCGGCTGGTGATGACCAACCACCACATCGTGCTGGACGGCTGGTCCATGCCGGTCCTCCTGCGCGAACTCATGGCGCTCTACGCCGCCCAGGGCGCCCCCTCCGCGCTCCCCCGGGTCCGCCCCTACCGCGACTACCTGGCCTGGCTCGAGGCCCGCGACCGGGACGCCGCCCGCGACGCCTGGCAGCGGTCCCTGTCCGGACTCGACGAGGCCACCCTCCTCGCCCCGGACGCCGGCCCGGCGTCGACCGCTCCCTCGCAGGTGTCCTTCACCGTGGACTCCGAGGTCAGCGGCGCGCTGTCGGCCTGGGCGCGGGGTCGGGGCGTGACCATGAACACGGTGGTCCAGGGCGCCTGGGCCCTCGCGCTGGCCCAGGCCACCGGACGCGACGACGTCGTCTTCGGCGCCACCGTCTCCGGCCGCCCGCCCGAGCTGCCCGGCGTCGAGTCCATGATCGGCCTGTTCATCAACACCCTGCCCGTCGGCGCCCGCCTCGACCAGGCCGAACCCCTCGGCGACCTCTTCCGCCGCCTCCAGGACGAACAGGCCCGCCTCCTGGACCACCAGTGGCCCGGACTCGCCGACATCCAGCACTGGGCCGGACACGGCGAACTCTTCGACACCGCCATGGTCTTCCAGAACTACCCCGTGGAGGAGGGCGACCTCACCGCCCCCGCCGACCCGGACCGGCTCCAGGTGACCTCGGCCGACATCAAGGGCGGCACGCACTTCGCCGTCAACGTCGTCGCGACGATGCGCGGCGCCGAACTGTCCTTCCGCGTCGACTACCGCCCCGACCTCTACGACGAGGCGTACGCCCGCGACTTCGGCCGCCGGATGCTGCGGGTATGGGAGACCCTGGTCTCCGACGCGGACCGTCCCGTGGCCCACCTCGACACCCTCGACCCGGCCGCGCGGGAGCGGGTCCTGGTGGAGTGGAACGGGGCCCCGACCGAGCTACCCGGGACACCGCTGCACGAACTGATCAGCGCGCAGGCCCGGCAGACGCCGGACGCCGTGGCGGTCGTGTGCGACGGCACCTCCCTGACCTACGCCGAGCTGGACGGGCGCGCCAACCAACTCGCCCGACACCTGCTGGGGGAGGGGCTGGGTGCGGAGCAGTTCGTCGCGATCGCGCTGGCCAAGTCGCTGGACGCGGTGATCAGCATGCTGGCCGTACTCAAGACCGGCGCGGCCTACCTGCCCATCGACCCCGACTATCCCGCCGAGCGCATCAGCTACATGCTCGACGACGCCCGGCCGGCGCTCACCCTCAGGGAACCCATACCGGCCGCTGCATACGGTCACCGGCCCACCGACGACATCACGGACGCGGAACGACGGACGCCCTGGTCGGCCCGCCATGCCGCGTACATGATCTACACCTCGGGCTCCACCGGCCGCCCCAAGGGCGTCGTCATCGAACACCACGCCCTGGCCACCTATCTCCACCGCGCCCGCAGCACGTACTCCGCCATGACCGGCGTGACCGTCCTGCACTCCCCGCTGGCCTTCGACCTCACCATCACGGCCCTGTGGACACCTCTGACAAGCGGCGGCACGGTCCACCTCACCAGCCTGGAGGAGACTGACGTCCAGCCCAGCCTGATCAAGGCCACACCGAGCCACCTCCCCCTGCTCACCAGCCTGCCGGACACGGCTTCCCCTCCCACACCCTCATCCTCGGCGGCGAAGCCCTCCACACCGACCAGCTGA
- a CDS encoding non-ribosomal peptide synthetase: MTDWRTQHPHVQIINAYGPTESTVNITDHHVSEDTPDGPIPIGRPFANTQVYVLDSALRPAAPGVTGELYLAGEQLARGYLGRPALTAERFTANPHSRTPGARMYRTGDLAHWNHHGHLTYDGRADHQIKLRGHRIEPGEIEATLTAQPGITQATVQLREDTPGDQRLIAYLVVNDLTEYDEPTLRDALAGALPDYMRPSAYVTLDALPLTPNGKLDRTALPAPSYTTTTTGRTPRTPREEILCTLYSEILSVNTVGIDDSFFELGGHSLLATRLVSRIRTTLGRELAIRQLFETPTVAGLSRALDTSGTLRTALTARPRPERIPLSYAQQRLWFLHQLEGPSATYNIPTTLRLTGTLDTEALHAALNDLLARHESLRTTYTEDDQGAQQVVLPVEAVATPFTVVDVAAEDVAERVAEAAAHAFDLGAEIPVRARLFRVSEREHVLLLLVHHIASDAWSRTPLAQDLTTAYTARCADATPTWQALPVQYADYALWQQEILGDDTDPETLAGRQLAYWKQQLAGLPEQLDLPTDRPRPATADHTGDRVTFTVPADLHARLTELARETNTTAFMVLQAALAALLTRHGAGEDIPIGTPVAGRTDDATDHLIGFFVNTLVLRTDTSGNPTFRELLTRVRDTDLTAYTHQDLPFERLVEALNPTRSLTHHPLFQVVLTLHNTQGTKTERFADLAAEVVASESVSARFDLSFALAEHFGADHSCEGMSGGVTYSTALFDRATVRDLADRLVRLLDAAVAHPGRPVGQLEIMDAAERRLVLQEWNDTAAEPPAASVTGLLERQARRSPDATAVEFGEVRLTYAELNARANRLARHLVARGAAPGRFVAVALPRSAELVVTLLAVLKSGAAYLPIDPHYPAERVEYMLADAGPALTVAEPVAEAELSGCGDADLGADELRGPVHGAHPAYTIYTSGSTGRPKGVVVPRGALDNFLADMGRRFTPGAGDRLLAVTTVGFDIAGLEIFLPLLHGAVLVLADEETARDPHALLHRVSASEITMVQATPSLWQGVAAVAGDELAGVHVLVGGEALPSELARALTGSARSVTNLYGPTEATIWATAADVTESGPVIGRPLANTSAYVLDSALRPVPVGVPGELYLAGEQLAQGYHLRPSLTSERFTADPYGPAGTRMYRTGDLVCRRRDGALRYLSRVDQQVKLRGFRIELGEIEAELSRHPAVAEAAVTVREDRPGDRRLVGYVVPNGTNGPAGPAAPAGPVPSAPELRERLRGRLPEFMVPTAFVVLDALPLTPNRKLDRKALPAPEYEGEPVGRGPRDPREEILCALFAEVLGVARVGIDDGFFDLGGHSLLASRLVSRIRTALGVELSVRQFFETPTIAGLSGALDRAAGARAPLAARPRPERVPLSPAQQRLWFLHQFEGPSATYNMPTALRLSGPVDRAALERAIGDLLVRHESLRTVFAADDGGSWQVVLPADRAARRLDVVDVAAGEVAERVGEAARHAFDLTADIPFLARLFRVSDTDHVLLLLIHHIAGDGWSMAPLARDLTSAYAARCAGTAPDWEPLPVQYADYALWQREVLGDESDADSVAARQLAYWKDALAGLPEQLELPTDRPRPATAGYTGDRIAFTVPTALHARLAELARSTHSSLFMVVQAAFATLLTRLGAGEDIPVGTAVAGRNDAATEDLVGFFVNTLVLRTDTGGNPTFRELLGRVRERDLAAYAHQDVPFERLVEALNPARSLAHHPLYQVMITFNNTAGAGARTAPDAPAVSGAAGALVNATRMTAGTGVAKFDLALTFGERHDPSGGPAGMRGSLEYRTELFDRETAESVISRLLGVLGSVTADPDRPIGGIGLLDPAERRQVLREWNDTARPQREGTLPELFEEQVARTPRRPAFSAGGTTLTYAELNSRANRLAHLLAESGAGPEQVVAISLPPSVEMGVAVLAVLKTGAAYLPVDPGAPRERIATMAEDAAPVCALTTSAVPAGVFPAELPRLLLDDPDVTARLAAQPAHDLTDEDRTQPLSPWNAAYIIYTSGSTGRPKGVLVEHQPVLNYLAVSAELYPGVAGNALLHSPLSFDLTVTGLFAPLLNGGRVHLADLEELHERALDGEVPDLPQTTFLKATPSHLPLITGLPGVCVPDGELVLGGESLTGRAVRTLLAAHPGARVLNEYGPTETIVGCTTWRVETPDDLADGVLTIGRPFPNTRMLVLDPYLQPVPAGVPGELYVSGVQLARGYLNRPGQSASRFVANPFEGPGERMYRTGDIVRWNRRGDLEFISRVDDQVKIRGFRVELGEVESALSRHPGVPEAVAVVREDRPGDRRLVAYLVTGAGPVPVPSDEELRERLRETLPDYMVPSAFVRLAELPLTGNGKLDRGGLPAPDYAAAGTGRAPATAREELLCALFAEALGLESVGVDDGFFDLGGDSILSIQLVSRARAKGLTLSVRDVFEHQSVARVAEALELAEAQAADGAAGVSAGAAPGEPEEEEAASGPVPATPIMGWFAALGGPVAPFNQSVVVSVPADLDAERLVAALGALLDRHDSLRLRVAANWSMSVPEPQPGGSDAAGLLTRRVAGDVDDAGLHAVVAAAAAAERDRLSPADGRMLRACHVDRGPDRPGLLVLVAHHLAVDAVSWRLLVPDLAAAYEGRPLSPAGTAWRRWASALRDLAGSPVTEAETDHWLDAARPAAEPADPVLDPARDTHARSGQVVLDLDPDTTDALLTWVPGVFRAEINDLLLTAFGLAVADWRRDRGARGTAPVTVDLESHGRHEHLVPGADLTRTTGWFTSMHPVPLHPEVDDPDWAEVWDGGAAAGRALKRVKEQLRAVPRDGVGHGLLRHLNPRTRDRFAALPAPAYGFNYLGRHTGGRGGGAPGGGAGPEPWSVLGRGLAGQHPDTPLAHPVELVAGAHDTDEGPRLHSVWTYADAVLSEAEVRRLGEGWFRALKALVEHAGRPEASGLTPSDVSLTSLSEDDISRLESEWGSL, encoded by the coding sequence CTGACCGACTGGCGAACGCAGCACCCCCATGTCCAGATCATCAACGCCTACGGCCCCACCGAATCCACCGTCAACATCACCGACCACCACGTAAGCGAAGACACCCCTGACGGCCCCATCCCCATCGGCCGACCCTTCGCCAACACCCAGGTCTACGTCCTCGACTCAGCCCTGCGGCCCGCCGCGCCCGGCGTCACCGGAGAGCTGTACCTCGCCGGAGAGCAATTGGCGCGCGGCTACCTCGGCCGCCCCGCCCTCACCGCCGAACGCTTCACCGCCAACCCCCACAGCCGCACCCCCGGCGCCCGCATGTACCGCACCGGCGACCTCGCCCACTGGAACCACCACGGCCACCTCACCTACGACGGACGCGCCGACCACCAGATCAAACTCCGCGGCCACCGCATCGAACCCGGCGAAATCGAAGCCACCCTCACCGCACAACCCGGCATCACCCAAGCCACCGTCCAACTCCGCGAAGACACCCCCGGCGACCAACGCCTCATCGCCTACCTCGTCGTCAACGACCTCACCGAATACGACGAGCCCACCCTTCGGGACGCACTGGCCGGCGCACTCCCCGACTACATGCGCCCCTCCGCCTACGTCACCCTCGACGCCCTCCCCCTCACCCCCAACGGCAAACTCGACCGCACCGCCCTCCCCGCACCCTCCTACACGACCACCACCACCGGACGAACCCCCCGCACCCCCCGCGAAGAAATCCTCTGCACCCTGTACTCGGAGATCCTCTCGGTGAACACCGTGGGCATCGACGACAGCTTCTTCGAGCTCGGCGGTCACTCCCTCCTCGCCACCCGCCTGGTCAGCCGCATCCGCACCACCCTCGGCCGGGAGCTGGCGATCCGGCAGCTCTTCGAGACGCCGACCGTCGCGGGCCTCTCCCGTGCCCTGGACACGTCCGGCACCCTGCGCACCGCGCTCACCGCGAGGCCGCGTCCGGAGCGCATCCCGCTCTCCTACGCCCAGCAACGCCTCTGGTTCCTCCACCAGCTCGAAGGACCCTCGGCGACCTACAACATCCCCACCACCCTCCGCCTCACCGGCACCCTCGACACCGAAGCCCTGCACGCCGCCCTCAACGACCTCCTCGCCCGTCACGAAAGCCTGCGCACCACCTACACCGAGGACGACCAGGGCGCCCAGCAGGTCGTGTTGCCCGTGGAGGCCGTCGCGACGCCCTTCACCGTCGTCGACGTGGCCGCGGAGGACGTGGCGGAGCGGGTGGCCGAGGCGGCGGCGCACGCCTTCGACCTGGGCGCGGAGATCCCCGTACGGGCGCGGCTGTTCCGGGTCTCGGAGCGGGAGCACGTGCTGCTGCTGCTCGTGCACCACATCGCCAGCGACGCCTGGTCCCGCACCCCCCTGGCCCAGGACCTCACCACCGCCTACACCGCCCGCTGCGCCGACGCCACACCCACCTGGCAGGCCCTGCCCGTCCAGTACGCCGACTACGCCCTCTGGCAGCAGGAGATCCTCGGCGACGACACCGACCCGGAAACCCTCGCGGGCCGCCAGCTCGCCTACTGGAAACAGCAGCTCGCCGGCCTGCCCGAACAGCTCGACCTCCCCACCGACCGGCCCCGGCCCGCCACCGCCGACCACACCGGCGACCGCGTCACCTTCACCGTCCCCGCCGACCTCCACGCCCGTCTGACCGAACTCGCCCGGGAGACCAACACCACGGCGTTCATGGTGCTCCAGGCGGCGTTGGCGGCGTTGCTGACGCGGCACGGCGCGGGTGAGGACATCCCGATCGGCACCCCCGTCGCCGGACGCACCGACGACGCCACCGACCACCTCATCGGCTTCTTCGTCAACACCCTCGTCCTGCGCACCGACACCAGCGGCAACCCCACCTTCCGCGAACTCCTCACCCGAGTCCGCGACACCGACCTCACCGCCTACACCCACCAAGACCTCCCCTTCGAACGCCTCGTCGAAGCCCTCAACCCCACCCGCTCCCTCACCCACCACCCCCTCTTCCAGGTGGTGCTCACGCTGCACAACACGCAGGGCACGAAGACGGAACGGTTCGCCGATCTGGCGGCCGAGGTGGTGGCGTCGGAGTCGGTCTCGGCGCGGTTCGACCTGTCGTTCGCGCTGGCCGAGCACTTCGGCGCCGACCATTCCTGCGAGGGCATGAGCGGCGGCGTCACGTACAGCACGGCGCTCTTCGACCGTGCCACGGTGCGGGACCTCGCCGACCGGCTGGTGCGGCTGCTCGACGCGGCGGTGGCGCATCCGGGGCGGCCCGTGGGGCAGTTGGAGATCATGGACGCGGCCGAACGGCGGCTGGTCCTCCAGGAGTGGAACGACACCGCGGCCGAGCCGCCCGCCGCGTCGGTGACCGGGCTCCTCGAACGGCAGGCGCGGCGGTCGCCGGATGCGACGGCCGTGGAGTTCGGCGAAGTGCGGCTGACCTACGCGGAGCTGAACGCGCGCGCCAACCGGCTGGCCCGGCACCTCGTCGCGCGGGGCGCGGCGCCGGGGCGGTTCGTCGCCGTGGCGCTGCCCCGCTCGGCGGAGCTGGTCGTGACGCTGCTCGCGGTCCTCAAGTCGGGGGCCGCCTACCTGCCGATCGACCCGCACTACCCGGCCGAGCGGGTGGAGTACATGCTGGCCGACGCGGGCCCCGCGCTCACCGTGGCCGAACCGGTGGCGGAGGCAGAGCTGTCTGGGTGCGGGGACGCGGACCTCGGGGCGGACGAGCTGCGGGGTCCGGTCCACGGGGCGCATCCGGCGTACACGATCTACACCTCGGGTTCCACGGGGCGGCCCAAGGGTGTCGTGGTGCCGCGCGGGGCGCTGGACAACTTCCTGGCCGACATGGGCCGGCGGTTCACGCCGGGGGCCGGCGACCGGCTGCTCGCCGTGACCACGGTGGGGTTCGACATCGCGGGACTGGAGATCTTCCTGCCGCTGCTGCACGGTGCGGTGCTGGTGCTCGCCGACGAGGAGACCGCGCGCGACCCCCACGCGCTGCTGCACCGGGTGTCGGCGTCGGAGATCACCATGGTCCAGGCGACGCCGAGCCTGTGGCAGGGGGTCGCGGCGGTGGCCGGGGACGAGCTGGCCGGAGTGCACGTGCTGGTGGGCGGGGAGGCGTTGCCGTCCGAGCTGGCGCGGGCGTTGACGGGCAGCGCCCGCTCCGTGACGAACCTGTACGGGCCGACGGAGGCGACGATCTGGGCGACGGCGGCCGATGTCACCGAGTCCGGGCCGGTCATCGGCCGGCCGCTCGCCAACACCTCGGCGTACGTGCTGGACTCGGCGCTGCGGCCGGTCCCGGTCGGTGTGCCCGGCGAGTTGTACCTGGCCGGGGAGCAGCTGGCGCAGGGCTATCACCTGCGTCCCTCGCTGACCTCGGAGCGGTTCACCGCCGACCCGTACGGCCCGGCCGGTACCCGGATGTACCGCACGGGCGACCTGGTGTGCCGCCGCCGGGACGGTGCGCTGCGCTATCTGAGCCGGGTGGACCAGCAGGTCAAGCTGCGGGGCTTCCGTATCGAACTCGGGGAGATCGAGGCGGAGCTGTCCCGGCATCCGGCGGTCGCCGAGGCCGCTGTGACGGTGCGCGAGGACCGGCCGGGCGACCGGCGGCTGGTCGGCTACGTCGTACCGAACGGAACGAACGGCCCGGCGGGTCCGGCGGCTCCCGCGGGCCCGGTGCCGAGCGCCCCGGAGCTGCGGGAGCGGCTGCGCGGACGGCTGCCGGAGTTCATGGTGCCGACGGCGTTCGTGGTGCTCGACGCGCTGCCGCTGACGCCGAACCGGAAGCTGGACCGCAAGGCGCTGCCCGCTCCGGAGTACGAGGGCGAGCCGGTGGGCCGGGGGCCGCGGGATCCGCGCGAGGAGATCCTGTGCGCGCTGTTCGCCGAGGTGCTGGGAGTTGCCCGGGTCGGCATCGACGACGGCTTCTTCGACCTGGGCGGGCACTCGCTGCTCGCGAGCCGGCTGGTCAGCCGCATCCGGACGGCGCTGGGCGTCGAGCTGTCCGTGCGCCAGTTCTTCGAGACGCCGACGATCGCCGGGCTCTCCGGCGCCCTGGACCGGGCGGCGGGCGCGCGGGCGCCGCTGGCGGCCCGGCCGCGTCCGGAGCGGGTCCCGTTGTCGCCGGCGCAGCAGCGCCTGTGGTTCCTGCACCAGTTCGAGGGGCCGTCGGCGACGTACAACATGCCGACGGCGCTCAGGCTGTCCGGTCCGGTGGACCGGGCGGCGCTGGAGCGGGCGATCGGTGACCTGCTGGTCCGGCACGAGAGCCTGCGGACGGTGTTCGCGGCGGACGACGGGGGTTCGTGGCAGGTCGTGCTGCCCGCCGACCGGGCCGCCCGCCGCCTGGACGTGGTCGACGTGGCCGCCGGGGAGGTGGCGGAGCGGGTCGGCGAGGCGGCCCGGCACGCCTTCGACCTGACGGCCGACATCCCGTTCCTGGCCCGGCTGTTCCGCGTCTCGGACACCGATCACGTCCTGCTGCTGCTCATCCACCACATCGCGGGCGACGGCTGGTCGATGGCGCCGCTGGCCCGTGACCTCACGTCCGCGTACGCGGCGCGCTGCGCGGGCACGGCGCCGGACTGGGAGCCATTGCCGGTGCAGTACGCCGACTACGCGCTGTGGCAGCGGGAGGTGCTCGGCGACGAGTCCGACGCCGACAGCGTGGCGGCGCGGCAGCTGGCGTACTGGAAGGACGCCCTGGCGGGGCTGCCCGAGCAGTTGGAGCTGCCCACCGACCGGCCCCGGCCGGCGACCGCGGGCTACACCGGCGACCGCATCGCGTTCACGGTGCCTACGGCGCTGCACGCGCGGTTGGCGGAGCTGGCGCGGTCCACGCACTCCAGTCTGTTCATGGTGGTCCAGGCGGCGTTCGCCACGCTGCTGACGCGACTGGGGGCGGGCGAGGACATTCCCGTCGGCACGGCGGTCGCGGGGCGCAACGACGCCGCCACCGAGGATCTCGTCGGGTTCTTCGTGAACACGCTGGTGCTGCGCACCGACACCGGCGGCAACCCGACCTTCCGTGAGCTGCTGGGCCGGGTGCGCGAGCGGGACCTGGCCGCGTACGCGCACCAGGACGTGCCGTTCGAGCGGCTGGTGGAGGCGCTGAACCCGGCGCGCAGTCTGGCCCACCACCCGCTGTACCAGGTGATGATCACCTTCAACAACACGGCCGGTGCGGGCGCCCGCACCGCTCCGGACGCCCCGGCGGTGTCCGGGGCGGCGGGCGCGCTCGTGAACGCGACCCGGATGACGGCCGGTACCGGGGTGGCCAAGTTCGACCTGGCGCTGACCTTCGGCGAGCGGCACGACCCGTCGGGCGGTCCTGCGGGCATGCGCGGTTCGCTGGAGTACCGCACGGAGCTGTTCGACCGGGAGACCGCGGAGTCGGTGATCTCGCGGCTGCTCGGGGTGCTGGGCTCGGTCACGGCCGACCCGGACCGGCCGATCGGCGGGATCGGCCTGCTGGACCCGGCCGAGCGGCGGCAGGTGCTGCGGGAGTGGAACGACACCGCGCGCCCGCAGCGCGAGGGGACCCTGCCGGAGCTGTTCGAGGAGCAGGTCGCCAGGACTCCGCGCCGCCCGGCGTTCTCGGCCGGCGGGACGACGCTGACGTACGCCGAGCTGAACTCCCGCGCCAACCGGCTCGCCCACCTCCTCGCGGAGTCCGGGGCGGGTCCGGAGCAGGTGGTGGCGATCTCGCTGCCGCCGTCGGTGGAGATGGGCGTGGCGGTGCTCGCGGTGCTGAAGACGGGGGCCGCGTACCTGCCGGTCGACCCGGGCGCTCCGCGCGAGCGGATCGCCACCATGGCCGAGGACGCGGCGCCGGTGTGCGCGCTGACGACGTCGGCGGTCCCCGCCGGGGTGTTCCCGGCGGAGCTGCCCCGGCTGCTGCTCGACGACCCGGACGTCACCGCCCGGCTGGCCGCGCAGCCCGCGCACGACCTGACGGACGAGGACCGCACGCAGCCGCTGTCGCCGTGGAACGCGGCGTACATCATCTACACGTCGGGCTCCACGGGCCGTCCCAAGGGGGTGCTCGTCGAGCACCAGCCGGTGCTGAACTACCTGGCGGTGTCGGCGGAGCTGTACCCGGGCGTGGCGGGCAACGCGCTGCTGCACTCGCCGCTCTCCTTCGACCTGACGGTCACGGGTCTGTTCGCGCCGCTGCTGAACGGCGGCCGCGTGCATCTCGCGGACCTGGAGGAGCTGCACGAGCGCGCGCTGGACGGCGAGGTGCCCGACCTGCCGCAGACGACGTTCCTGAAGGCGACGCCGAGCCATCTGCCGCTGATCACCGGGCTGCCTGGGGTGTGCGTGCCGGACGGGGAGCTGGTCCTGGGCGGCGAGTCGCTGACCGGCCGCGCGGTGCGGACGCTGCTCGCGGCGCATCCGGGGGCGCGGGTTCTCAACGAGTACGGTCCGACCGAGACGATCGTGGGCTGCACGACCTGGCGGGTCGAGACGCCGGACGACCTCGCGGACGGTGTGCTGACCATCGGCCGCCCGTTCCCCAACACGCGCATGCTGGTCCTCGACCCGTATCTGCAGCCCGTGCCGGCCGGGGTGCCGGGCGAGTTGTACGTGTCGGGGGTGCAGCTTGCGCGCGGCTATCTGAACCGGCCCGGGCAGAGCGCGTCCCGGTTCGTCGCCAACCCCTTCGAGGGGCCGGGCGAGCGGATGTACCGCACCGGCGACATCGTGCGCTGGAACCGGCGGGGCGACCTGGAGTTCATCAGCCGGGTCGACGACCAGGTGAAGATCCGCGGCTTCCGGGTGGAGCTGGGCGAGGTCGAGTCGGCCCTGTCGCGGCACCCGGGGGTGCCGGAGGCGGTGGCCGTGGTGCGCGAGGACCGGCCGGGCGACCGGCGTCTGGTGGCGTACCTGGTGACCGGGGCCGGGCCGGTGCCGGTGCCGTCGGACGAGGAGTTGCGGGAGCGGCTGCGCGAGACGCTGCCCGACTACATGGTGCCGTCGGCGTTCGTGCGCCTGGCGGAGCTGCCGCTGACCGGGAACGGCAAGCTGGACCGGGGGGGGCTGCCCGCGCCGGACTACGCGGCCGCCGGCACGGGCCGGGCCCCGGCCACGGCGCGCGAGGAACTGCTGTGCGCGCTGTTCGCCGAGGCGCTGGGCCTGGAGTCGGTCGGTGTCGACGACGGCTTCTTCGACCTGGGCGGCGACAGCATCCTGTCCATCCAGCTGGTCAGCCGGGCCCGTGCGAAGGGCCTCACGCTCTCCGTGCGGGACGTCTTCGAGCACCAGAGCGTCGCCCGCGTCGCCGAGGCACTCGAGCTCGCCGAGGCGCAGGCCGCCGACGGCGCGGCGGGGGTGTCGGCGGGCGCCGCACCGGGAGAGCCGGAAGAGGAGGAAGCGGCGAGCGGGCCGGTGCCCGCGACGCCGATCATGGGGTGGTTCGCCGCGCTGGGCGGGCCGGTCGCGCCGTTCAATCAGTCGGTGGTGGTGTCCGTGCCCGCGGACCTGGACGCGGAGCGGCTGGTGGCCGCCCTCGGAGCGCTCCTGGACCGGCACGACTCGCTGCGGCTGCGGGTCGCCGCCAACTGGTCCATGTCCGTGCCCGAGCCCCAGCCCGGCGGCTCGGACGCCGCCGGTCTCCTCACGCGCCGCGTGGCCGGGGACGTCGACGACGCCGGGCTGCACGCGGTGGTGGCCGCGGCGGCCGCCGCCGAACGCGACCGGCTGTCCCCGGCCGACGGACGGATGCTGCGGGCCTGCCACGTCGACCGGGGGCCGGACCGGCCGGGGCTGCTGGTCCTGGTCGCCCACCACCTGGCCGTGGACGCGGTCAGCTGGCGGCTGCTCGTGCCGGACCTGGCCGCCGCCTACGAGGGCCGCCCGCTCAGCCCGGCGGGCACCGCCTGGCGCCGGTGGGCGTCGGCGCTGCGGGACCTGGCCGGCTCCCCCGTCACCGAGGCGGAGACGGACCACTGGCTGGACGCGGCCCGCCCGGCGGCCGAGCCGGCGGACCCGGTACTGGATCCGGCGCGCGACACCCATGCCCGCTCGGGGCAGGTCGTCCTCGACCTCGACCCGGACACCACCGACGCCCTGCTCACCTGGGTGCCCGGGGTGTTCCGGGCGGAGATCAACGACCTGCTGCTCACCGCGTTCGGGCTGGCCGTCGCCGACTGGCGGCGCGACCGGGGCGCCCGGGGCACGGCGCCCGTCACGGTGGACCTGGAGAGCCACGGCCGCCACGAGCACCTGGTGCCGGGCGCCGACCTCACCCGCACCACCGGCTGGTTCACCTCGATGCACCCGGTGCCGCTGCACCCCGAGGTCGACGACCCGGACTGGGCCGAGGTGTGGGACGGCGGGGCCGCGGCCGGGCGGGCCCTGAAGCGGGTCAAGGAGCAGCTGCGCGCCGTCCCGCGCGACGGCGTGGGCCACGGCCTGCTCCGTCACCTCAACCCGCGCACCCGGGACCGGTTCGCCGCCCTGCCGGCACCGGCGTACGGCTTCAACTACCTGGGGCGCCATACCGGCGGCCGGGGCGGCGGCGCACCGGGCGGCGGCGCCGGGCCCGAACCGTGGAGCGTGCTCGGGCGGGGCCTGGCGGGCCAGCACCCCGACACCCCGCTGGCGCACCCGGTGGAACTGGTCGCGGGCGCCCACGACACCGACGAGGGGCCCCGGCTGCACAGCGTGTGGACGTACGCCGACGCCGTGCTGTCCGAGGCCGAGGTGCGGCGCCTGGGCGAGGGCTGGTTCCGGGCCCTGAAGGCGCTGGTCGAGCACGCCGGCCGGCCCGAGGCGAGCGGTCTGACCCCCTCGGACGTCTCCCTCACCTCGCTCAGCGAGGACGACATCTCCCGACTCGAGAGCGAATGGGGTTCCCTCTGA